The DNA window AGTGGACCTCAAAGGCGCCCGCCTGTGGTACGGCGCCAAGCAGGCGCAGCTCCAGGCGTTGACCAACGTTGCATTCCTGCGCATCTTTATCGAAACGATCGGCGACTTTTTCTCTCCCGCGGAAACAGATGAAATCTGGATCACCTTTCCCGATCCCTATCCGGTATACAGCAAACGCCACAAACGGCTGACCTCGCCGAGATTTTTAACGCTGTATCAAAAAATCCTCAAACCCGGCGGTCTGATCCATCTCAAGACCGACCATGAAGGTCTGTTCCGCTACACACAGACGGCTGTCGCGGAACAGGGCGGCGTGATTCATCAGGC is part of the bacterium genome and encodes:
- the trmB gene encoding tRNA (guanosine(46)-N7)-methyltransferase TrmB codes for the protein MPKKKLQRFADLAKMPHVFQTPDSLPGHWHARVFHNNRPITLELGCGRGDLTLALATKFPQRNFIGVDLKGARLWYGAKQAQLQALTNVAFLRIFIETIGDFFSPAETDEIWITFPDPYPVYSKRHKRLTSPRFLTLYQKILKPGGLIHLKTDHEGLFRYTQTAVAEQGGVIHQA